Proteins co-encoded in one Malus sylvestris chromosome 9, drMalSylv7.2, whole genome shotgun sequence genomic window:
- the LOC126634553 gene encoding UPF0496 protein At3g19330, giving the protein MLQCLSLKLSSSSSPSSAAAAAPNGNTHSHPPPPSQGGTSSEASPSATLTHEYTRAVQSQSYNEIWSKVHQVHDHHHDPGHDELPLEEEDHDESDNEESRHRRSQRQHQLLLGRVLQPNRECVQEALRLAKPNTLTRLVSDYFDQSENTTQACLLLLHRSVYRARELYAPLHQLLDAVVHSDSVESSLSLNLSLSQSQCRRALDVFLQFDLHDNPFPSPDDADSPNLDNMRRCFSQLKLQLDSRLRSSRSKIRLIRRATLASALCFIGTAVGVAVSAVAVTVHALTAALVVVAAPPLCCTATSTGSGSGSGRSSSCCNCSTMTTTEKKEIANMKQLDAAAMGTCVLDNDLATIDRLVRRLHAAVEGDKLLVRLGLERGSVSGTAVDKHPIQEVMKQLHKSHPNFLQLVDELEEHICLCFNTVNRSRSLLFQHINTL; this is encoded by the exons ATGCTGCAATGTCTCTCTCTGAAATTATCGTCGTCGTCGTCACCCTCCTCAGCAGCAGCAGCGGCTCCCAATGGCAATACTCATTCTCATCCGCCTCCCCCGTCGCAAG GAGGAACGAGCTCTGAGGCATCGCCCTCCGCCACTCTCACCCACGAGTACACCCGCGCCGTCCAAAGCCAATCCTACAATGAAATTTGGTCCAAGGTTCATCAGGTCCACGACCACCACCATGATCCTGGTCATGATGAGCTGCCGCTGGAGGAGGAGGACCACGACGAATCGGATAATGAAGAGAGCCGCCACCGCCGGAGTCAGAGGCAGCACCAGCTTCTGTTGGGGCGAGTGCTTCAGCCCAACCGAGAGTGCGTCCAAGAGGCGCTTCG CCTCGCCAAGCCCAACACCCTCACTCGCCTGGTCTCCGACTACTTCGACCAGAGCGAGAACACCACCCAAGCCTGCCTGCTGCTCCTCCACCGCAGCGTCTATCGAGCACGCGAGCTCTATGCTCCGCTCCACCAACTCCTCGATGCCGTCGTCCACTCTGACTCTGTGGAGTCGTCACTGAGCCTCAACCTCAGCCTAAGCCAGTCCCAGTGCCGTCGGGCCCTGGACGTCTTTCTTCAGTTCGACCTCCACGACAACCCCTTCCCTTCCCCTGACGACGCCGACTCCCCCAATTTGGACAACATGCGCCGTTGCTTCTCCCAGCTCAAGCTCCAGCTCGACAGCCGCCTCCGCTCCTCCCGCTCCAAAATCCGCCTCATTCGCCGCGCCACTCTTGCCTCCGCCCTCTGCTTCATTGGCACTGCCGTTGGAGTCGCCGTCTCTGCTGTGGCTGTCACAGTCCACGCTCTAACTGCCGCACTCGTCGTTGTTGCAGCGCCGCCTTTGTGCTGCACTGCCACTAGCACTGGCTCTGGCTCTGGCTCTGGTAGAAGCAGCAGTTGTTGCAATTGCAGCACCATGACTACCACTGAGAAGAAGGAAATTGCCAATATGAAGCAACTTGATGCTGCTGCCATGGGTACTTGTGTCCTCGACAATGACCTTGCCACCATTGACCGACTCGTTCGCCGCCTCCATGCCGCAGTGGAGGGGGACAAGCTTCTGGTTCGCCTGGGATTGGAGAGGGGATCTGTCAGTGGCACTGCGGTCGACAAGCATCCAATTCAGGAGGTGATGAAACAGCTGCACAAGAGCCACCCCAATTTCCTGCAACTTGTGGACGAACTTGAGGAGCATATATGCCTCTGCTTTAACACCGTCAACAGGTCCAGATCGCTGCTTTTCCAGCACATCAATACACTTTAA
- the LOC126634544 gene encoding uncharacterized protein LOC126634544: MGKKDMIRLERESAIQVLKPKLFMTLANLIEESSDRAEFLKLCKRVEYTIRAWYLLQFEDLMQLYSLFDPVHGSQKLEQQKLSPQEIDVLEQNFLKYLFQVMEKSNFKIATNEEIEVAQSGQYLLNLPIVVDESKLDNKLLRKYFNMHPCPNIPDFADKYVIFRRGIGLDKTSDYFIMEKVDMIIARCWKYLLRLTKTEKFFSKKKEAQCKIDPKKDDNICLPDQDPEDLFVERIRIEKMELSIQNLLCKNTIQEPTFDRIIVVYRRASTEDNEERGIYVKHFKNIPMADMEIVLPEKKNPGLTPMDWLTFVGSAVVGLVAVVTSLEMPQIDLWVIFAIISTVIGYFAKTYFSYQQNLAQYQNLITQSMYEKQLDSGRGTLLHLCDDVIQQEVKEVIISFYILMEQGKATLLDLDKRCEELIKEQFNDDCNFDVDDAVQKLEKLGIVTRDTLGRYNSVGLKRANEIIGTTTEEVVLKAKQDSTPNA; this comes from the exons atgggtAAGAAAGACATGATTCGGTTAGAGCGTGAATCCGCCATTCAAGTTCTCAAGCCCAAACTCTTCATGACCTTGGCTAACCTCATCG AGGAAAGTTCTGATCGCGCTGAGTTTCTCAAGCTCTGTAAGAGAGTTGAGTACACAATTCGGGCTTGgtatcttcttcaatttgagGATTTGATG CAACTATACTCCCTGTTTGATCCTGTCCATGGGAGTCAGAAATTGGAGCAGCAGAAGCTTTCTCCTCAAGAAATTGATGTACTTGAACAGAACTTCCTCAAGTACTTGTTTCAG GTGATGGAAAAGAGTAATTTCAAGATTGCGACTAACGAAGAAATTGAGGTTGCGCAGTCGGGGCAGTATCTTCTAAACCTTCCCATCGTTGTTGATGAATCTAAG CTTGACAATAAACTTTTGAGGAAATACTTTAACATGCATCCTTGCCCAAACATTCCAGATTTTGCTGATAAG TACGTCATCTTCCGACGCGGCATTGGACTTGATAAGACTTCAGATTACTTTATCATGGAGAAAGTGGACATGATCATTGCACGTTGCTGGAAATATCTTTTAAGACTAACCAA gACAGAAAAGTTCTTTTCGAAAAAGAAAGAGGCACAGTGCAAGATAGATCCAAAGAAGGATGATAATATTTGCCTCCCTGACCAAGATCCAGAGGACTTGTTTGTTGAACGAATCCGTATTGAAAAAATGGAACTGAG CATTCAAAATTTGCTGTGCAAGAACACAATCCAAGAGCCAACTTTTGATAGGATTATTGTTGTTTATAG GCGAGCAAGTACCGAAGATAATGAAGAGCGGGGAATATATGTtaaacattttaaaaacattccAATGGCCGATATGGAGATTGTTCTT CCTGAGAAGAAGAACCCAGGATTAACTCCAATGGACTGGCTCACGTTCGTTGGCTCTGCCGTAGTAGGGCTG GTTGCAGTTGTTACTTCGCTCGAAATGCCTCAAATTGATCTTTGGGTCATTTTTGCGATTATTTCCACTGTGATTGGTTACTTTGCTAAGACATACTTCAG TTATCAGCAGAACTTGGCTCAGTATCAGAACTTGATAACACAGTCCATGTATGAAAAACAATTGGATAGCGGACGGGGTACTCTCCTTCACTTGTGCGATGATGTGATTCAACAGGAA GTGAAGGAGGTGATAATTTCATTTTACATATTAATGGAACAAGGGAAAGCTACCTTACTA GATCTGGACAAGCGGTGTGAGGAACTAATCAAAGAACAGTTTAACGACGACTGTAATTTTGATGTGGACGATGCAGTTCAGAAGTTGGAGAAACTGGGAATTGTTACTCGG GATACCCTTGGACGATATAACAGCGTAGGACTGAAACGTGCGAACGAGATCATTGGCACCACCACAGAGGAGGTTGTTCTTAAGGCAAAACAAGATTCCACGCCCAATGCTTGA